In Shewanella psychrotolerans, the genomic stretch TTTGCAAGATCTCCAATATCTGCTTGTCTTTGCTATCTAGGGATTTCATTTGTATTCATATTTTGATGAGTGATTATCTTTATTTATAGGTTAATTTTTATCGGAAATCACTAATTTTTGGAAAAGATTGGTCAGATTATGGCGACATGAACTCGCCGCTTGATGTTAGGTTAGCTGCATAAATCTAAAACGGTAGCCCGTCACCGTTAATCAATAACCTTTAACCCATAAAAACAAATAGATAAGGGTACCCTATGAGTAGAGATGTTCAGGCGTTCGATCATTGGATTCGCAATGAGTTCGTTGAGTTAAATTCGGCACTCGAGCGCAAATATTTGCAGCAAGATGATCCTGCCAATGTTGCTGGTATTGGCGACGCGTTAAAAACAGAGTTAGAACAGCAGGGAAGAGGGTTAATCAAGACGTTACTCGATGAAGGCAATACCGATGAAGGTTTTGACTGTGCCTTCGATCTGTTGGGGAATGTCGGTCTATATATGGCGGCATGTCGTCGTCATGAGATCACTGAGCCGAGTCGAGAGACCAGTTCTCCATTGGTGGAAGCTTCAGCCCTCGCCATGCACATTGGGGCCTCTATTGGCGTTACCCCACGCTTTGCTACCGCACACCTAACGACCCATAACCGTGCGGTAAATGGCCTATATAAACGCTTTACCAACCTCGAAGATGAAAAACTGTTTGTCGATTACAATACTAAGGGGATTCTCGCTTATAAACGTGCCGCGGATGCCTTGTTAAAAATCCAACCCTTAGGGATCTCACATCCGATAACAGCCGATCTACTCGATGTCGCTCATCATGCGTTGACAGAGGTGATAAGTTCAAATAAGACCCTATTTGAGAAACTCGATGCGGAGATGTTTTTTAACTGTGTTCGACCTTATTACAAACCTTATCGTGTTGGGCAGCAGATCTATCGTGGTGCTAATGCGGGTGATTTTGCTGGGATTAATGTGATCGATCTGCTGCTGGGATTATGCTTTGCCAATGAGCAGTCCTATTCTCAGCTGCTGGTGGATAAAT encodes the following:
- a CDS encoding PrnB family protein, with translation MSRDVQAFDHWIRNEFVELNSALERKYLQQDDPANVAGIGDALKTELEQQGRGLIKTLLDEGNTDEGFDCAFDLLGNVGLYMAACRRHEITEPSRETSSPLVEASALAMHIGASIGVTPRFATAHLTTHNRAVNGLYKRFTNLEDEKLFVDYNTKGILAYKRAADALLKIQPLGISHPITADLLDVAHHALTEVISSNKTLFEKLDAEMFFNCVRPYYKPYRVGQQIYRGANAGDFAGINVIDLLLGLCFANEQSYSQLLVDKFLYMMPEDQRILRDCMRRSSIMDEFLGAIDCKEQQWYQQNLQRFIAVCECHGETAIQHHNQLVDKYITQPSKQMEQQHMEKVTASGPPLPVLLNALEKLRDRRAAAKRDDIRTRFDDLIKLKASLQVGES